From Candidatus Manganitrophus morganii, the proteins below share one genomic window:
- a CDS encoding c-type cytochrome, translating into MLRRAIGRYGLTLTFIFGAAVFPVWADEGAAPEAKKAGDKDKGVVSVELGKEVYIKRCLGCHGAEGAGDGPAALRFKPVPRDFTKGLFKYKSTPHGSVPTDEDLIKVVTNGLPGTGMPAWKSIMKENQIRSVVQYIKTFAPQFKDAAPKPITIGPEVKSSPESIEKGKALFKELACFMCHGEEGRGNGPLAPSLKDNLGRHVQPRNLTKGWIFRGGGARENIYMRVNTGLMGTPMPSFADKLDNEKSWHIANYVNSLSQYPGVPDWNVAVMAKPIEGDVADDPDDPRWNDLERHSFPLVGQVTIDPRMFTPTVDMVTVKAMYNEKDIALLVIWDDPTKSVATPAAGETVPEVFDDAIAVQFPTKLLPGTQKPYFIMGDINNSVYVARWNGRTNAVDEFNANGTEVRVGLRITPQAEVNWQFKGKGTYKQGQYKAVFKRPLVTEDKETDLQIQPGIFYPIAFTAWDGSNGERDAMRSLSAWYSLYLEVPASNDRFIYPTLFLLVVVGVEWWIARSYRNGNGNGKQK; encoded by the coding sequence ATGTTAAGAAGAGCGATCGGACGATACGGACTGACTCTGACTTTTATTTTCGGGGCCGCTGTTTTTCCCGTCTGGGCCGACGAGGGGGCCGCTCCCGAAGCGAAAAAGGCGGGCGACAAAGACAAAGGTGTCGTCAGCGTGGAGCTTGGAAAGGAAGTCTACATCAAGCGGTGTCTCGGCTGCCACGGCGCGGAAGGGGCCGGAGACGGCCCGGCTGCATTGCGGTTCAAGCCGGTGCCGAGAGACTTCACGAAGGGTCTTTTCAAGTATAAATCGACCCCTCACGGGAGCGTCCCGACCGATGAAGACCTGATCAAAGTGGTGACCAACGGTCTTCCAGGGACCGGAATGCCGGCCTGGAAAAGCATCATGAAAGAGAATCAAATCCGCTCGGTCGTCCAGTATATCAAAACCTTCGCGCCGCAGTTCAAGGACGCGGCTCCCAAGCCGATCACGATCGGCCCCGAAGTCAAATCTTCGCCGGAGAGCATCGAGAAAGGGAAGGCGCTCTTCAAAGAGCTCGCTTGCTTCATGTGCCATGGCGAGGAGGGGCGGGGAAATGGACCCCTTGCCCCGTCGCTGAAGGACAACTTGGGGCGTCACGTTCAGCCGCGAAATCTGACGAAGGGCTGGATCTTCCGTGGAGGGGGGGCACGGGAGAATATCTATATGCGGGTCAACACCGGTCTGATGGGAACGCCGATGCCCTCTTTTGCCGACAAACTCGACAATGAAAAGAGCTGGCATATCGCCAATTACGTCAATTCGCTTTCCCAGTATCCGGGGGTGCCCGATTGGAACGTCGCCGTGATGGCGAAACCGATCGAAGGGGATGTTGCCGACGATCCGGACGATCCCCGTTGGAACGACCTGGAGCGGCACAGTTTCCCGCTCGTCGGCCAGGTCACAATCGATCCGAGGATGTTTACCCCGACCGTCGATATGGTCACGGTGAAGGCGATGTACAACGAGAAGGATATCGCCCTTCTTGTCATCTGGGATGATCCGACGAAGAGTGTCGCGACCCCCGCCGCGGGAGAAACGGTTCCGGAAGTCTTCGACGACGCCATCGCCGTTCAGTTCCCGACGAAATTGTTGCCGGGGACCCAAAAACCGTATTTCATTATGGGAGATATCAACAACTCCGTCTACGTTGCGCGCTGGAATGGAAGAACCAATGCCGTCGACGAATTCAATGCGAACGGGACAGAGGTCCGGGTCGGGCTTCGGATCACGCCGCAGGCGGAGGTCAATTGGCAATTTAAGGGAAAGGGGACGTATAAGCAGGGCCAATACAAGGCCGTGTTCAAGCGACCCCTCGTCACCGAAGATAAAGAAACCGACTTGCAGATCCAGCCGGGCATTTTTTACCCGATCGCATTTACCGCCTGGGACGGCTCGAATGGAGAGCGGGACGCGATGCGATCGTTATCGGCCTGGTATTCCCTTTATCTTGAAGTCCCCGCGTCGAATGACCGCTTCATCTATCCGACCCTCTTTCTCTTGGTCGTTGTCGGTGTGGAGTGGTGGATCGCCCGGAGTTACCGGAACGGGAATGGAAATGGGAAGCAGAAATGA
- a CDS encoding c-type cytochrome: MKKLQFVLIPAIILVIGGLAFSFLFEDKHVAKGRKVFSRYCTPCHGEGGQGDGYNAKNLDPHARDLTDGAEEYMAKLTNEEIYEVIELGGYGVDLSPGMPTWGKHFSEEEIWSVVAYIRTLHSYDGPPVIFDKEKPYQTAKPRTPPVQEAEFISLFEEKVADDDGRQGMIDQGKEVFADRGCVACHQIDGKGGELGPDLSRVGFMLQPQFIYRWVRNPLSFKPHTRMPNLDLSDEEALAVTIYLSTLKGSSDDVQKAEPHRSGGDPSQQRS; the protein is encoded by the coding sequence ATGAAGAAGCTGCAATTTGTGCTGATTCCGGCCATCATTCTGGTTATCGGAGGACTTGCGTTTTCATTCTTGTTCGAAGATAAACATGTCGCCAAGGGAAGGAAGGTTTTCAGCCGATATTGCACCCCTTGTCATGGAGAGGGCGGACAGGGAGATGGATATAACGCTAAAAATCTCGACCCGCATGCGCGCGACCTGACCGACGGGGCCGAAGAGTACATGGCAAAGCTGACGAATGAAGAAATTTACGAAGTGATAGAACTGGGAGGCTACGGCGTCGATCTCTCCCCGGGGATGCCGACCTGGGGAAAGCATTTTTCAGAAGAAGAGATTTGGTCCGTCGTCGCCTACATCCGGACCCTTCATTCCTACGACGGCCCGCCTGTCATCTTTGATAAGGAGAAGCCGTACCAAACGGCCAAGCCTCGGACACCCCCGGTCCAGGAGGCGGAGTTTATTTCCCTTTTCGAAGAGAAGGTTGCCGATGACGACGGGCGTCAAGGAATGATCGATCAGGGGAAAGAGGTCTTTGCCGATCGCGGATGTGTCGCCTGTCATCAGATCGACGGGAAGGGGGGGGAACTCGGTCCCGATTTAAGCCGTGTCGGTTTTATGTTGCAGCCCCAATTTATTTATCGATGGGTCCGGAATCCGCTGTCGTTCAAGCCGCATACCCGGATGCCGAATCTGGATCTATCGGATGAAGAGGCCTTGGCCGTGACCATTTATTTGAGCACGTTGAAAGGATCGTCGGACGACGTTCAAAAAGCGGAGCCGCATCGATCGGGCGGCGATCCCTCGCAGCAACGGTCCTGA
- a CDS encoding carboxypeptidase-like regulatory domain-containing protein: protein MQLAIFLIFILSLVTITPKPAFATHEVDHRYIVSGYVRDAEGNALKGVDVLLEHKSGQKFKVKTNGLGYYETLFHLHDEDLGDEITVTAGTEVKKVAVAFKAGDKVTHRGGNVDFGAPGKSSPFDWIYWTGGFGLLAAVLYFGLFRKKKKKEAPRKSKKKK from the coding sequence ATGCAATTGGCGATCTTCCTTATTTTCATTCTTTCCCTCGTAACGATTACGCCCAAGCCTGCGTTTGCAACGCACGAAGTCGACCATCGATATATTGTCTCCGGTTACGTTCGGGACGCGGAAGGAAACGCCCTGAAGGGCGTCGATGTGCTCTTAGAGCATAAAAGCGGGCAGAAGTTTAAGGTTAAGACAAACGGCCTCGGTTATTACGAAACCCTCTTTCACCTCCACGACGAAGATCTCGGAGATGAGATCACCGTCACGGCGGGAACCGAGGTCAAGAAGGTCGCCGTCGCGTTCAAAGCGGGCGACAAGGTGACGCACCGGGGGGGGAACGTCGACTTCGGGGCGCCCGGGAAGTCTTCCCCTTTTGACTGGATTTATTGGACGGGCGGGTTCGGTCTTCTGGCGGCGGTTCTTTATTTCGGTCTCTTTCGGAAAAAGAAGAAAAAAGAGGCCCCGCGCAAAAGCAAGAAAAAGAAGTGA
- a CDS encoding ubiquinol-cytochrome c reductase iron-sulfur subunit, which yields MNPGGKKESPQNPQQQQTDVTRRRFFTLMGLGIGWGGFAAALGGSGVGALRYMFPNVLYEPPTVFKIGKPEDYGIGVDNKLKKERQIWVVRNERGMYVMVAICRHLGCTPNWFDDQKKFRCPCHGSIYDVAGNVVGGPAPRTLWRAAISLDPVDGQIVVNFTQRQDPDPKGTEEGLMVDQKSREVPPFFLEV from the coding sequence ATGAATCCCGGTGGCAAGAAAGAAAGTCCGCAGAATCCGCAACAGCAGCAGACGGATGTGACCCGGAGGCGGTTTTTCACCCTCATGGGCCTGGGGATCGGCTGGGGCGGGTTTGCCGCTGCGCTCGGAGGAAGCGGCGTCGGCGCCCTTCGGTACATGTTTCCAAACGTCCTTTATGAGCCCCCCACGGTTTTCAAAATCGGAAAGCCGGAAGATTACGGAATCGGCGTCGACAACAAGCTGAAGAAAGAGCGCCAGATCTGGGTGGTCCGGAACGAGCGGGGAATGTACGTCATGGTGGCGATTTGCCGTCATCTCGGATGCACCCCCAACTGGTTCGACGACCAAAAAAAGTTCCGATGTCCTTGCCATGGAAGTATTTATGACGTGGCGGGGAATGTGGTCGGCGGTCCGGCCCCCCGCACCCTCTGGCGGGCGGCGATATCACTCGATCCGGTCGACGGCCAGATCGTCGTCAATTTTACGCAACGCCAGGATCCCGATCCAAAAGGGACCGAGGAAGGATTGATGGTCGATCAGAAGAGCCGGGAAGTTCCCCCGTTTTTCTTAGAGGTGTAG
- a CDS encoding cytochrome b N-terminal domain-containing protein yields the protein MNKLLDQIRENVTQTQVWKSIFRHGYPNTDANRALVMFSNVILHLHPVRVRRGALKIKFTWCLGGLTFFFFVMLAITGVFLMFYYVPDTRRAYNDIKDLGTVIYFGSLFRALHRWSAHAMVFSVWMHMTRVFLTGSYKPPREFNWVVGVILLVVTLVMSWTGYLLPWDQLALWAVTVGSKMAEATPLVGNAGPFGPELGMTINNDVAFVLLGGTVVGQSALLRFYVLHCLGLPLVMALFMAVHFWRIRKDGFSGPL from the coding sequence ATGAATAAGTTACTCGATCAGATCCGGGAGAACGTGACGCAGACGCAGGTCTGGAAGTCGATCTTCCGTCACGGTTACCCGAACACCGACGCCAACCGGGCGCTGGTGATGTTCAGCAACGTCATCCTCCACCTCCATCCGGTTCGCGTCCGCCGCGGCGCATTGAAGATTAAATTTACCTGGTGCCTCGGAGGGCTGACCTTCTTCTTCTTCGTCATGCTCGCCATCACCGGCGTCTTCCTTATGTTCTACTACGTTCCCGACACCCGGCGGGCCTATAACGACATCAAAGACTTGGGAACGGTGATCTATTTTGGAAGCCTCTTTCGCGCCCTTCACCGCTGGTCGGCGCATGCGATGGTCTTCTCCGTCTGGATGCATATGACCCGGGTCTTTCTGACCGGATCGTATAAGCCCCCCCGAGAATTCAACTGGGTCGTCGGGGTGATCTTGTTGGTGGTAACGCTGGTGATGAGCTGGACCGGCTATCTTCTTCCTTGGGATCAGCTGGCCCTCTGGGCGGTCACCGTCGGGAGCAAGATGGCCGAAGCAACACCGCTTGTCGGAAATGCGGGGCCGTTCGGTCCGGAGCTCGGAATGACGATCAACAACGACGTTGCATTCGTCCTGCTGGGAGGGACGGTTGTGGGGCAGAGCGCGCTCCTCCGGTTCTACGTCCTTCATTGCCTCGGGCTGCCGTTGGTGATGGCCCTCTTTATGGCCGTTCATTTTTGGAGAATCCGGAAAGACGGATTTTCAGGACCGTTGTAA
- a CDS encoding cytochrome B6 has product MAEKETTLGTIPKRDGNSGGLAALIKKSAADKMGPEDHVLVWPNLVYIELISMLFATAVLLFLSLVSPAPLEELASADTTPNPTKAPWYFLGLQELLVYFDPWLAGVVLPSLIIVGLVLLPYIDPNPKGKGYYTFSERKFAVLGFCFGLALWYILIVIGVWFRGLDWSWYWPWDNWKAHKPVTGGLVDLEVILQNMLGLSATPLVTLGRYGVTIANLITWALFLGYYAVGFSVPFLLMRKFYNSLGFVRYNLMMFLFLSMLGVPLKIYLRLLANIKYVLVTPWFKI; this is encoded by the coding sequence ATGGCTGAAAAGGAAACAACGCTCGGAACCATTCCGAAGCGGGACGGCAATTCGGGCGGGCTGGCCGCTTTAATCAAAAAGTCGGCGGCCGACAAGATGGGGCCGGAAGATCACGTCCTCGTCTGGCCGAATCTGGTTTACATCGAGTTGATCTCGATGCTCTTCGCAACCGCGGTTCTTCTGTTTCTCTCCCTGGTTTCGCCTGCGCCGTTGGAAGAGCTGGCGAGCGCCGATACCACGCCGAACCCGACAAAGGCCCCCTGGTATTTTCTCGGCCTGCAGGAGCTTCTGGTCTATTTCGACCCCTGGCTGGCCGGGGTGGTTCTCCCCTCCTTGATCATCGTCGGGTTGGTGTTGCTCCCCTATATTGATCCCAATCCGAAAGGGAAGGGTTATTACACCTTCTCCGAGAGGAAATTCGCCGTATTAGGTTTCTGTTTCGGGCTGGCGCTTTGGTACATCTTGATCGTGATCGGCGTCTGGTTCCGGGGGCTTGATTGGTCGTGGTATTGGCCCTGGGACAACTGGAAGGCGCACAAACCGGTCACAGGGGGCCTTGTCGATCTGGAGGTCATTCTTCAGAATATGCTTGGACTGAGCGCAACCCCCCTTGTGACACTCGGCCGTTACGGCGTCACGATCGCCAACTTGATCACCTGGGCGCTCTTCCTCGGATATTATGCGGTCGGATTCAGCGTTCCTTTTCTCTTGATGAGAAAGTTTTACAATTCATTGGGATTTGTCCGGTACAATTTGATGATGTTCCTTTTCCTTTCGATGCTCGGCGTGCCGCTGAAAATCTACCTGAGATTGCTCGCCAACATCAAATATGTATTGGTGACCCCCTGGTTTAAAATTTAG
- a CDS encoding c-type cytochrome — MVKHALFAVFSVLVLFLLGMFAYREQNPEWKIYQAEYYKKLAQVVNDPKVAGTPLKVKQVWNKSLDRADRCTTCHGGIDNPAFENEPQPYKTHPHFANEGYISKHSFEKFGCTICHEGDGQAVTVKKTHGVVKHLDRQLLTTPYIQTACTKCHYELYSPEVYWPEVKTLMAGKQLAQDLGCVACHAISQLGSNASLAPDLSSMGSKTELAFYLVHDFSRIESEDHLTRVWEFEHFKDPQKIVPGTMDAPNPKDRTPPTIMPNWGLTDEEATALTVFTLSLRDPKVERIPREYLPKVDGHEEFLQYRQ, encoded by the coding sequence ATGGTAAAGCACGCTTTATTCGCGGTCTTCAGTGTTTTGGTTCTTTTCCTGTTAGGGATGTTTGCCTATCGCGAGCAGAACCCGGAATGGAAAATATATCAGGCTGAATACTACAAAAAGCTGGCCCAGGTAGTGAACGATCCAAAGGTCGCCGGCACCCCGTTGAAAGTGAAGCAGGTTTGGAATAAGAGCCTGGACCGGGCCGATCGCTGCACCACCTGCCACGGCGGAATCGACAATCCGGCCTTTGAAAATGAGCCGCAGCCTTATAAAACCCATCCCCACTTCGCCAATGAGGGCTACATCTCGAAACACTCGTTTGAAAAGTTCGGGTGTACGATCTGCCATGAAGGAGACGGTCAGGCGGTGACGGTCAAGAAGACGCACGGGGTCGTCAAACACCTCGATCGGCAGCTTCTCACCACCCCCTATATTCAGACCGCCTGCACGAAGTGCCATTATGAACTCTACAGTCCCGAGGTCTATTGGCCTGAAGTGAAGACCCTGATGGCCGGGAAGCAGCTGGCACAGGATCTCGGATGCGTCGCCTGCCACGCGATCAGTCAGTTGGGGAGCAACGCGAGTCTCGCGCCCGACCTCTCATCGATGGGGAGCAAGACGGAGCTCGCTTTCTATCTGGTCCACGATTTCTCAAGAATCGAATCGGAAGATCATCTCACCCGGGTGTGGGAGTTCGAGCACTTCAAGGACCCGCAGAAAATCGTGCCTGGAACGATGGACGCGCCCAACCCGAAAGATCGAACCCCCCCGACGATCATGCCGAATTGGGGGCTGACCGATGAGGAGGCGACCGCCCTGACCGTGTTCACCCTGTCGCTGAGGGATCCGAAGGTGGAGCGGATTCCGAGGGAGTACCTCCCCAAAGTGGATGGGCACGAAGAGTTCCTTCAGTATCGCCAATAA
- a CDS encoding SLC13 family permease gives MTIEVIIVLLLVVSAVILFVTERFPVDMVALILMATLLLSGIITPEEGISGFSNTATVTVGAMFILSAGLFKTGALNFIGAALAKIGKRNFWIALITMMAGVGVISAFVNNTAAVAIFMPIVLGVARDAKVNPSKLLMPLSFASMFGGVCTLIGTSTNILVNSIAERYGQPPLRMFEFSSFGLVIFGAGMAYMILIGVRLIPNRRGGGDLTHTFGMGEYLTEIVLLPQATSVGQRLRDSHLVRDLDVDVLEVLRGGRRLLLPSPEIVFQADDLLRVRCNVEKIRQLQEREGILLKPGIKWRDEDLESAQTVLVEAVIAPNSVLEGKSLKRVRFRHRFNATALAIRHRGEVMHEHLETTPLRAGDALLIEARRDRLDQLKQHPAFVFVSEVGLPEFRKEKIVPALAVVSGVVLAAAFNLLPIVVGAIVGSVLLILIGCLTLEEAYEAIDLKVIFLLAGVLTLGTALEKTGAARFLSQFLISGVGLLGPTAILFTLFLLTTLLTNVMSNTATAALLAPIAIVTAESLGVSARPFLMAVTYAASLSFMTPVGYQTNTLIYGPGQYQFSDFLRVGTPLNLLFLLLAVYFIPQFWPF, from the coding sequence ATGACGATTGAAGTCATCATCGTTCTTTTGCTGGTTGTCTCGGCCGTCATTCTCTTCGTGACCGAGCGGTTTCCGGTCGACATGGTCGCCTTGATCCTCATGGCGACCCTTCTTTTGAGCGGGATCATCACGCCGGAGGAGGGGATTTCCGGCTTCAGCAACACGGCAACCGTAACCGTCGGGGCGATGTTTATTCTGAGCGCCGGTCTTTTTAAAACGGGGGCGCTCAACTTTATCGGCGCCGCGCTGGCGAAAATCGGCAAGCGGAACTTCTGGATCGCCTTGATCACCATGATGGCCGGCGTGGGGGTGATCTCCGCGTTCGTGAACAATACGGCGGCGGTCGCCATCTTCATGCCGATCGTCCTCGGCGTCGCGCGCGACGCCAAGGTGAACCCCTCCAAGCTTCTGATGCCTCTTTCTTTCGCGTCGATGTTCGGAGGGGTGTGCACCCTCATCGGAACGTCAACCAACATCCTAGTCAATTCGATCGCCGAGCGATACGGACAGCCTCCTCTGCGGATGTTCGAATTTTCTTCCTTCGGTTTGGTTATTTTCGGCGCCGGAATGGCGTATATGATCCTCATCGGCGTCCGGTTGATTCCGAATCGGAGGGGAGGGGGGGATCTGACGCACACGTTCGGGATGGGAGAGTACCTGACCGAAATCGTTCTGCTTCCGCAGGCGACGTCGGTCGGACAACGGTTGAGAGATTCGCATCTGGTCCGGGACCTCGATGTCGATGTCCTGGAGGTCCTCCGGGGAGGGCGGCGTCTTCTCCTGCCGTCGCCCGAGATCGTTTTTCAGGCAGACGACCTCTTACGGGTTCGATGCAACGTCGAAAAGATCCGGCAGCTCCAGGAACGGGAGGGAATTCTCCTCAAACCGGGAATAAAATGGCGGGACGAGGATCTGGAGTCGGCCCAGACGGTATTGGTGGAGGCGGTCATCGCGCCGAATTCCGTTTTGGAAGGGAAGTCCCTCAAACGGGTGCGGTTTCGTCATCGGTTCAACGCCACGGCCCTGGCGATCCGGCATCGCGGCGAGGTGATGCACGAGCATTTGGAAACGACCCCGCTTCGGGCGGGGGATGCCCTCCTGATCGAAGCCCGGCGCGATCGTCTCGATCAGTTGAAGCAGCACCCGGCGTTTGTCTTCGTCTCCGAGGTCGGGCTGCCGGAATTTCGGAAGGAAAAGATCGTCCCGGCGCTGGCGGTCGTCTCCGGGGTCGTCCTGGCCGCCGCCTTCAACCTGCTGCCGATCGTGGTCGGCGCGATTGTCGGATCGGTGTTGCTGATCTTGATCGGATGTCTCACCCTTGAAGAGGCCTATGAGGCGATCGATTTGAAGGTCATCTTTCTCTTGGCGGGGGTCCTCACCCTCGGCACCGCGCTCGAAAAGACCGGCGCGGCGCGGTTCCTCTCCCAATTCCTCATCTCCGGCGTCGGCCTGCTTGGACCGACGGCGATTCTCTTCACCCTTTTTCTTCTGACGACCCTCTTGACCAACGTGATGTCGAACACCGCGACGGCGGCGCTGCTCGCCCCGATTGCGATCGTCACGGCGGAATCGCTCGGCGTCAGCGCCCGGCCCTTTCTGATGGCGGTCACCTATGCGGCGTCCCTCAGCTTCATGACCCCGGTCGGCTATCAGACCAATACCCTCATCTACGGGCCGGGCCAATATCAGTTCTCCGATTTTCTCCGAGTGGGGACCCCTTTGAATCTTCTCTTCTTATTGTTAGCCGTCTACTTTATTCCGCAATTCTGGCCATTTTAG
- a CDS encoding mechanosensitive ion channel: protein MNVLQDFLERFRSVINFPIFTLGGTLFTLWSLLYIVALLALLFYLSGKLKRWVVDQLLSRSNVDIGIRQATGTIIRYIVVGIGFLAILQSAGINLSALTILAGALGIGVGLGLQSITNNFVSGIIILFGRPIKVGDRIEVNNVVGDVINISPRATTVVTNDNIAMIVPNSEFISSTVTNWSYTDRKVRFSIPVRVSYRSDPERVRALLMEVAEAHPGVLGEPEPDVLLDGFGDSALNFVLRVWSQRYTSRPGVLRSELNYAIIKKFREEGIEIPFPQRDIHIRDGGAEAKGDGSETLPPR, encoded by the coding sequence ATGAACGTTTTACAAGATTTTTTGGAACGGTTCAGAAGCGTGATCAACTTCCCGATTTTCACGCTCGGCGGGACCCTCTTTACCCTCTGGTCGCTTCTCTATATCGTGGCGCTCCTGGCATTGCTCTTTTACCTCTCCGGAAAGCTCAAGCGGTGGGTGGTCGATCAGCTTCTTTCAAGAAGCAACGTCGACATCGGCATCCGGCAGGCGACCGGAACGATCATCCGATATATCGTGGTCGGGATCGGCTTCTTGGCCATCCTGCAGTCGGCGGGGATCAATCTGAGCGCCCTGACGATTCTCGCGGGGGCGCTCGGCATCGGCGTCGGGCTGGGGTTGCAGAGTATCACGAACAACTTCGTCAGCGGGATCATTATTCTCTTCGGGCGTCCGATCAAGGTCGGAGACCGGATCGAGGTCAATAACGTCGTCGGGGATGTGATCAATATCTCCCCCCGCGCCACCACGGTCGTCACGAACGACAATATCGCCATGATCGTTCCCAACTCGGAGTTCATCTCTTCGACGGTGACCAACTGGAGCTACACCGACAGAAAAGTCCGGTTCAGTATTCCGGTGCGGGTTTCCTACCGCTCCGATCCGGAGCGGGTTCGGGCGCTTCTCATGGAGGTGGCGGAGGCCCATCCGGGGGTCCTCGGAGAACCGGAGCCGGACGTGCTTTTGGATGGATTCGGCGATAGCGCTTTGAATTTCGTTCTCCGCGTCTGGAGCCAGCGATACACTTCCCGGCCGGGGGTGCTCCGAAGCGAGCTCAATTACGCGATCATCAAGAAATTCAGAGAGGAGGGGATCGAGATTCCTTTTCCCCAGCGGGATATTCACATTCGAGACGGGGGTGCCGAGGCGAAAGGAGATGGCTCCGAAACGCTCCCCCCCCGCTGA
- a CDS encoding TrkA family potassium uptake protein, translated as MKRFLVIGLGRFGRSIAETLASQGEEIIAVDASMARVEEIKDRVPHAVQLDGTDPDALRSIGCDRVDVGIVAIGENFEASVITTAILKEMGLKEIIVRAYTDREKKILSLIGATRVIFVEDEMGRRMAKAILGEGIRDYIELSPNYSIVHWDAPEALAGKPLADLNLTESWRLNLLAVKKKEEGLSQKIGLRKEPERLELYPSPDYRIEKGDVLILVGKHRDLMRFTTEQKSAT; from the coding sequence ATGAAACGATTCTTGGTGATCGGGTTGGGCCGCTTCGGGAGAAGCATCGCGGAAACGCTCGCCTCCCAGGGAGAGGAAATTATCGCCGTGGATGCCAGCATGGCGCGGGTGGAAGAGATCAAAGACCGGGTTCCGCACGCGGTCCAGCTCGACGGCACCGATCCCGATGCGCTCAGGTCGATCGGCTGCGATCGGGTTGATGTGGGAATTGTCGCCATCGGGGAGAATTTCGAGGCGAGCGTGATCACCACGGCAATCCTGAAGGAGATGGGGCTCAAAGAGATCATCGTCCGGGCATATACCGATCGCGAAAAAAAAATTCTCTCGCTGATCGGCGCCACCCGGGTTATTTTCGTCGAAGATGAGATGGGACGCCGCATGGCCAAAGCGATCTTGGGAGAGGGGATCCGCGACTATATCGAGCTCTCCCCGAATTATTCGATCGTTCACTGGGACGCCCCCGAGGCGCTCGCCGGAAAACCGCTGGCCGACCTGAACTTGACCGAATCGTGGCGACTGAATCTTCTGGCGGTCAAGAAAAAAGAAGAAGGCCTCTCGCAGAAAATCGGCTTACGGAAGGAGCCTGAGCGGCTGGAGCTTTACCCTTCTCCGGACTATCGGATCGAGAAAGGGGATGTCCTGATTCTGGTGGGGAAACATCGGGACCTGATGCGGTTTACAACCGAGCAGAAAAGCGCGACATGA